The DNA window AGCTGGTCCGATCCTTCGAGAGGAAGAGAGCTGGCTGCAAAGCAGTTTGATGCAGGTGCGGACGTAATCCTTTCAATTGCAGGAGGAAGCGGCGTTGGAGTGATTGAAGAGGCATCGGTCAGAGGTAAGTATGTGATCACCGTCGACTCGAATCTCATATCGATGAATCCTGCTGTTATACTGGCGAGCTTTCTGAAGCACATGGATCTCCTCGTGA is part of the Mesotoga infera genome and encodes:
- a CDS encoding BMP family ABC transporter substrate-binding protein, encoding SWSDPSRGRELAAKQFDAGADVILSIAGGSGVGVIEEASVRGKYVITVDSNLISMNPAVILASFLKHMDLLVKETITQASEGKLPFGSSKRVGISDGMIDYTYDDPNFLSNVPEEIRSEVLIWFERLKEQGGPAENE